A window of Rhabdothermincola salaria contains these coding sequences:
- a CDS encoding diguanylate cyclase: MTLDHDSDRSGSESDAADRDAIERQLQRSAALLDAAVRASGIGIWSWDHASDGELSWSPTMYEIFGVARGAPVRLEDVYRLCDPNDRERVLDAFWDGHQLVEGEVVMHVEHPVRGRRSVLMRSRVPEPGALGLVGVAIDVTDTRAEADRVAEILDAIPTVYIAIDADWRITYLNRKGAELFRVSAPEIEGRDLWEVFPHAVGTEFEAAYRRVADGGPAERFEASYPSGLWFDVQVQALGSGICVYLNDVTDRRRLLAAETEARREAETASAELAFRATHDVLTGLPNRTVLLEFLEAVTSGSSVPGRDGPAPDGDAAVLFVDLDDFKIVNDTHGHEAGDQLLRVVAERLSASVRETDMVARLGGDEFVVAATHLEEGGADALAERILASLNEPVEVDLDGSRVVVSTGASVGLRDVGPGMAPGAILRDADLALYRAKGAGRNRAVRFRSRHRRELLDRVAREERLREMLDGPGVALDYQLSYRLRDGVVTGLDPRVRWAGPEGRDRSLDVRPPGPPDTEVWAVAREAGLVGVLGEAVMERALGEMAPLFREHPEAALCLPVTVAQLVPGFADELRGRLRRLGLTVDQVGVKVPEAATIQSLDAAAELFALDELGVRIAVADFGTGSSSLARLTAFPVHVVRIDEAFTVRAARPDGGRVLSALVGLGHAFGAQVMGEGIDTPEILDAAVGAGVDLAVGAALHEAAPATALDLSPVLARL, translated from the coding sequence ATGACCCTCGACCACGACTCCGATCGATCCGGCAGCGAAAGCGACGCCGCCGACCGCGACGCGATCGAGCGCCAGCTCCAGCGCTCGGCGGCGCTGCTCGACGCGGCCGTCCGGGCCAGCGGCATCGGCATCTGGAGCTGGGACCACGCCAGCGACGGCGAGCTGTCCTGGAGTCCCACGATGTACGAGATCTTCGGCGTGGCGCGTGGCGCCCCCGTCCGCCTCGAGGACGTCTACCGGCTGTGCGACCCGAACGACCGCGAGCGGGTGCTCGACGCCTTCTGGGACGGCCACCAGCTCGTCGAGGGCGAGGTCGTCATGCACGTCGAGCACCCGGTGCGAGGGCGGCGCTCGGTGCTCATGCGGTCGCGGGTGCCCGAGCCCGGTGCCCTGGGCCTGGTCGGCGTGGCCATCGACGTCACCGACACCCGAGCCGAGGCCGACCGGGTGGCCGAGATCCTCGACGCCATCCCCACCGTCTACATCGCGATCGATGCCGACTGGCGGATCACCTACCTCAATCGCAAGGGGGCCGAGCTGTTCCGGGTGTCGGCCCCCGAGATCGAGGGCCGGGACCTCTGGGAGGTCTTCCCCCACGCGGTGGGCACCGAGTTCGAGGCGGCCTACCGTCGGGTGGCCGACGGCGGGCCGGCCGAGCGCTTCGAGGCCTCGTACCCCTCGGGGCTCTGGTTCGACGTGCAGGTCCAGGCGCTCGGCTCCGGGATCTGCGTCTACCTCAACGACGTCACCGATCGGCGTCGCCTCCTGGCCGCCGAGACCGAGGCCCGCCGGGAGGCCGAAACGGCATCGGCCGAGCTCGCCTTCCGGGCCACCCACGACGTGCTCACGGGCCTGCCCAACCGCACCGTTCTGCTCGAGTTCTTGGAGGCGGTGACCTCGGGGTCCTCGGTTCCCGGCCGTGACGGCCCGGCACCCGACGGGGACGCGGCGGTGCTGTTCGTCGATCTCGACGACTTCAAGATCGTCAACGACACCCACGGCCACGAGGCCGGCGACCAGCTGTTGCGGGTGGTGGCCGAGCGGCTCTCGGCGTCGGTCAGGGAGACCGACATGGTGGCGCGTCTGGGGGGCGACGAGTTCGTGGTGGCGGCCACCCATCTCGAGGAGGGCGGGGCCGACGCCCTGGCCGAACGCATCCTCGCCTCGCTCAACGAGCCGGTGGAGGTGGATCTCGATGGCAGCCGGGTGGTGGTGAGCACCGGCGCCAGCGTCGGGCTCCGCGACGTGGGGCCCGGCATGGCGCCCGGCGCCATCCTCCGCGACGCCGACCTGGCGCTCTATCGGGCCAAGGGCGCGGGTCGTAACCGGGCCGTGCGGTTCCGATCCCGCCATCGTCGGGAGCTGCTGGATCGGGTGGCGCGCGAGGAGCGGCTGCGCGAGATGCTCGACGGTCCCGGGGTGGCCCTCGACTACCAGCTCTCCTACCGGCTGCGCGACGGCGTCGTGACCGGGCTCGACCCGCGGGTGCGGTGGGCCGGGCCCGAGGGCCGGGACAGGAGCCTCGACGTCCGGCCGCCCGGCCCACCCGACACCGAGGTGTGGGCGGTGGCCCGCGAGGCGGGGCTGGTGGGCGTGCTGGGCGAGGCCGTCATGGAGCGGGCCCTGGGCGAGATGGCCCCCTTGTTCAGGGAGCACCCGGAGGCCGCGCTCTGTCTGCCGGTGACCGTGGCCCAGCTGGTGCCCGGCTTCGCCGACGAGCTCCGCGGACGGCTCCGCCGGCTGGGGCTGACCGTCGATCAGGTCGGGGTCAAGGTGCCCGAGGCGGCCACCATCCAGTCGTTGGATGCCGCGGCCGAGCTGTTCGCCCTCGACGAGCTGGGGGTGCGGATCGCCGTGGCCGACTTCGGCACGGGCAGCTCCAGCCTGGCCCGGCTGACGGCCTTCCCGGTGCACGTGGTCCGCATCGACGAGGCCTTCACCGTGCGGGCGGCCCGCCCCGACGGTGGGCGGGTGCTGTCGGCTCTCGTGGGCCTGGGGCATGCCTTCGGCGCCCAGGTCATGGGCGAGGGGATCGACACCCCGGAGATCCTCGACGCCGCCGTCGGTGCGGGCGTCGACCTCGCCGTGGGCGCCGCGCTCCACGAGGCGGCGCCCGCCACCGCCCTGGATCTGAGCCCGGTCCTGGCCCGGCTCTGA
- a CDS encoding TIGR03619 family F420-dependent LLM class oxidoreductase, producing the protein MSPTATPQISMQLRTFSAEDPGGWSSLLDQALAMDAAGIDRLVVSEHVAFGENMDAYADPKVGGSAGGKQPTGPDGHWLDPLVVLTTIGALTERIRLGTGILIAALRRPVVLAKTAATIDVLSGGRLDLGVGVGWQREEYEAAGLEFDGRGRLLDQTLEVCQTLWREPRASYESEDLTFEGIHQMPKPLQEGGVPIWVSGTPNKAVARRLSRFGSGWIPWGAAMADPVTGIAEMRELVEAAGGDPSGLQVMGYANVVRRGDGSVDLDATMESVPALVAAGVTDVRLTVALPEGRDAATDYLSGAVERFRTVVA; encoded by the coding sequence ATGTCGCCCACCGCCACGCCCCAGATCTCCATGCAGCTGCGGACGTTCTCCGCCGAGGACCCGGGCGGGTGGTCGTCGCTGCTCGACCAGGCCCTGGCCATGGACGCCGCCGGCATCGACCGCCTCGTGGTGTCCGAGCACGTGGCCTTCGGCGAGAACATGGACGCCTACGCCGATCCCAAGGTCGGCGGCTCCGCCGGCGGCAAGCAGCCCACCGGCCCCGACGGGCACTGGCTCGATCCGCTCGTCGTCCTCACGACCATCGGGGCCCTCACCGAGCGCATCCGGCTGGGCACCGGCATCCTCATCGCCGCCCTGCGCCGCCCGGTGGTGCTGGCCAAGACGGCGGCCACCATCGACGTGCTCTCCGGCGGACGCCTCGACCTCGGCGTCGGGGTGGGCTGGCAGCGCGAGGAGTACGAGGCGGCCGGCCTCGAGTTCGACGGGCGGGGCCGCCTCCTCGACCAGACCCTCGAGGTGTGCCAGACGCTGTGGCGCGAGCCGCGGGCCAGCTACGAGTCCGAGGATCTGACCTTCGAGGGCATCCACCAGATGCCCAAGCCCCTCCAGGAGGGCGGTGTGCCGATCTGGGTGAGCGGCACACCCAACAAGGCCGTGGCGCGGCGCCTGTCCCGTTTCGGTTCTGGATGGATCCCGTGGGGCGCGGCGATGGCCGACCCGGTCACCGGCATCGCCGAGATGCGCGAGCTGGTCGAGGCCGCCGGCGGCGACCCCTCCGGCCTGCAGGTGATGGGCTACGCCAACGTCGTGCGCCGAGGCGACGGGTCGGTCGACCTCGACGCCACCATGGAGAGCGTGCCCGCCCTCGTCGCCGCCGGGGTCACCGATGTCCGCCTGACCGTGGCGCTGCCCGAGGGCCGCGACGCGGCCACCGACTACCTCTCGGGCGCCGTCGAGCGGTTCCGGACGGTCGTCGCCTGA
- a CDS encoding nuclear transport factor 2 family protein translates to MSDLEARLARLEATEEIRQLAARYALALDQRDVQALAALFVDDVRTGDGRVGREALADWFDPILRPYSTTFHLIGNHVIDLVDEDHATGVVYCRPEHEVGDLWVVMPMQYWDRYERRDGHWYFVSRSPKVFYAADVLEHPLRVPERFHFPGNPMITRAELPGRWETWQAFWDPKP, encoded by the coding sequence ATGAGCGACCTGGAGGCACGGCTGGCACGGCTCGAAGCCACCGAGGAGATCCGCCAGCTGGCCGCCCGCTACGCGCTCGCCCTCGACCAGCGCGACGTGCAGGCTCTGGCCGCGCTCTTCGTCGACGACGTGCGCACCGGCGACGGGCGGGTGGGCCGCGAGGCCCTCGCCGACTGGTTCGACCCGATCCTGCGGCCCTACTCGACCACGTTCCACCTCATCGGCAACCACGTCATCGACCTGGTGGACGAGGACCACGCCACCGGGGTCGTGTACTGCCGACCCGAGCACGAGGTGGGCGACCTCTGGGTGGTCATGCCCATGCAGTACTGGGACCGCTACGAGCGCCGCGACGGCCACTGGTACTTCGTCAGCCGCTCCCCCAAGGTCTTCTACGCCGCCGACGTGCTCGAGCACCCCTTGCGGGTGCCCGAGCGGTTCCACTTCCCGGGCAACCCCATGATCACCCGGGCCGAGCTACCCGGGCGATGGGAGACCTGGCAGGCCTTCTGGGACCCCAAGCCCTGA
- a CDS encoding pirin family protein: MSSSVQQTFPLGLHWPTVDPFLFCAHHLDAYPEGDGSFAPAASLAGRQIGSDFEGIDGWRMYHGDRVPGFPQHPHRGFETLTYARQGFIDHADSMGAAARFGRGDAQWMTAGRGVVHSEMFPLLETDRPNTGELFQIWINLPAEHKLVEPYFTMLWDRDIPKVVRTDEAGRRTDITVIVGSLDGATPPDPPPHSWAARPEADLGVWHLTMEPGAEADLEAPASPDTLRVLYLFDGPSLEIDGERIDADTGALVRSDRGLHLTAGDGPVEVMVLQGRPIGEPVARYGPFVMNTEDEIRQAFADYQRDGFGGWPWPEDGPVHGPEAVRFARHADGRDEREAITPA, encoded by the coding sequence ATGAGCTCGTCCGTGCAACAGACGTTCCCCCTCGGTCTGCACTGGCCGACGGTCGACCCCTTCTTGTTCTGCGCCCACCACCTCGACGCCTACCCCGAGGGCGACGGGTCCTTCGCGCCGGCGGCCTCGCTGGCCGGGCGCCAGATCGGGTCCGACTTCGAGGGCATCGACGGCTGGCGCATGTACCACGGCGACCGCGTCCCCGGCTTCCCCCAGCACCCCCACCGGGGCTTCGAGACCCTCACCTACGCCCGCCAGGGCTTCATCGACCACGCCGACTCGATGGGGGCGGCGGCCCGCTTCGGCCGGGGCGACGCGCAGTGGATGACCGCCGGACGCGGGGTGGTGCACAGCGAGATGTTCCCCCTGCTCGAGACCGACCGCCCCAACACCGGCGAGCTGTTCCAGATCTGGATCAACCTGCCGGCCGAGCACAAGCTGGTGGAGCCCTACTTCACCATGCTGTGGGACCGAGACATCCCCAAGGTGGTGCGCACCGACGAGGCGGGTCGGCGCACCGACATCACCGTGATCGTGGGATCGCTCGACGGGGCCACGCCGCCGGATCCGCCCCCTCACTCCTGGGCGGCGCGACCCGAGGCCGACCTCGGCGTGTGGCACCTCACCATGGAGCCCGGGGCCGAGGCGGACCTGGAGGCGCCCGCGTCACCGGACACGCTGCGGGTGCTCTACCTCTTCGACGGCCCCTCTCTCGAGATCGACGGGGAGCGCATCGACGCCGACACCGGCGCCCTGGTCCGCTCCGACCGGGGCCTGCACCTCACCGCCGGCGACGGCCCGGTGGAGGTGATGGTGCTGCAGGGGCGTCCCATCGGCGAGCCGGTGGCTCGCTACGGACCGTTCGTGATGAACACCGAGGACGAGATCCGCCAGGCCTTCGCCGACTACCAGCGCGACGGCTTCGGTGGCTGGCCGTGGCCGGAGGACGGCCCCGTCCACGGGCCCGAGGCGGTCCGCTTCGCCCGCCACGCCGACGGTCGCGACGAGCGCGAGGCCATCACCCCGGCCTGA
- a CDS encoding oxidoreductase, whose translation MSWSLADVPDLTGTTALVTGANSGLGYEISRALAGRGAHVVMACRNVDKAADAAARVNAHAGAGPGSASVMSLDLADLASVRALGTRVRDELPRLDLLANNAGLMAVDESRTADGFEMQFGVNHLGHFVLTAELAPLLVSAPGGRVVTMASMGHRAGRMDFDDVMFDRRRYQRWPAYFQSKLANLLFTLELHHRFRQAGVDTLAVAAHPGYAHTDLGHEGSGWLNRLIDPLGGLASQSAARGAEPFLRAATDPAVTSGEYYGPRLMAWGDAVLETPSARARDTDDARSLWALSESLTGTTFTVPRAA comes from the coding sequence ATGAGCTGGAGCCTGGCCGATGTCCCCGATCTCACCGGCACCACCGCTCTCGTCACCGGGGCCAACAGCGGGCTCGGCTACGAGATCAGCCGGGCCCTGGCCGGACGGGGCGCCCACGTGGTGATGGCCTGTCGCAACGTCGACAAGGCCGCGGACGCCGCCGCACGGGTGAACGCCCACGCCGGTGCCGGTCCCGGCTCCGCCTCGGTGATGTCCCTCGACCTGGCCGACCTGGCCTCGGTGCGCGCCCTCGGGACCCGAGTGCGTGACGAGCTGCCCCGACTCGACCTCCTGGCCAACAACGCTGGACTGATGGCCGTCGACGAATCCCGAACGGCCGACGGGTTCGAGATGCAGTTCGGCGTGAACCACCTGGGCCACTTCGTGCTGACCGCGGAGCTGGCCCCGCTGCTGGTCTCCGCGCCCGGCGGGCGCGTCGTCACCATGGCGTCGATGGGCCACCGGGCGGGGCGCATGGACTTCGACGACGTCATGTTCGATCGTCGCCGCTACCAGCGCTGGCCCGCCTACTTCCAGTCCAAGCTGGCCAACCTGCTCTTCACCCTCGAGCTCCACCACCGGTTCCGCCAGGCCGGGGTCGACACCCTCGCCGTCGCCGCCCATCCCGGGTACGCCCACACCGACCTCGGCCACGAGGGCAGCGGATGGCTCAACCGCCTCATCGACCCGCTGGGCGGGCTGGCCTCGCAGTCCGCAGCCCGGGGCGCCGAGCCCTTCCTGCGGGCCGCCACCGATCCGGCCGTGACGAGCGGCGAGTACTACGGGCCCCGCCTGATGGCCTGGGGCGACGCCGTGCTCGAGACCCCGAGCGCCCGCGCCCGAGACACCGACGACGCCCGGAGCCTGTGGGCCCTCTCGGAATCGCTCACCGGCACCACCTTCACCGTCCCGCGCGCCGCCTGA